In Podospora pseudopauciseta strain CBS 411.78 chromosome 3, whole genome shotgun sequence, one genomic interval encodes:
- a CDS encoding hypothetical protein (COG:S; EggNog:ENOG503P5S9), translating into MTISQGPAIVAEAQDSNTPQVYAKASIIVSESEVVATPTPSPGPDRYLVVSPYTEQQHLLDLDTLDTENQLLALALTHMRCLRDDYATAPYLDTFNWPDIIDTLRALANQRQHAWRKTSFYIVAFRSRIPPTTIYAELGTLDKAAHVEATSSGGFLK; encoded by the coding sequence ATGACCATCTCCCAGGGGCCAGCAATCGTGGCAGAGGCCCAAGACTCGAACACGCCCCAAGTGTATGCCAAAGCCTCCATCATCGTGTCCGAGTCTGAGGTTGTTGCCACGCCAACGCCCTCGCCAGGGCCTGATCGATATCTTGTAGTGTCGCCCTATACAGAGCAGCAACATCTGCTTGACCTCGATACCCTCGACACCGAAAACCAACTTCTCGCGCTCGCCCTGACACACATGAGGTGCCTGCGGGATGACTATGCCACAGCGCCATACCTTGACACATTCAACTGGCCCGACATCATCGATACTCTCCGGGCACTTGCCAACCAGAGACAACATGCATGGAGGAAAACTTCCTTCTACATTGTTGCCTTTCGGTCCCGTATCCCTCCCACGACAATCTATGCAGAGTTAGGAACCCTCGACAAAGCAGCCCACGTGGAAGCCACGTCGAGCGGTGGGTTCCTCAAGTAG
- a CDS encoding hypothetical protein (EggNog:ENOG503NUA8; COG:C) encodes MRDNTQAEILAAGAVAAFTVDLLVYPLDTIKTRYQSQGIVGQPGRPAPVSHGLRGLYQGIGSVVFATLPAAAIFFISYESAKSALKFSLPSTAPQPAIHALASAGAELASCTVLTPAEVIKQNAQVLQRSSSSGHSRSSSIEALHMVWRSEGGAGQRLWTGYTALVARNLPFTALQFPLFEIFRGQIWNWKRGGAESSHTRKDYADSGQLQDTRQSKETRQNGLKSALVETGLVTGASAAVSGSLAALLTTPLDVVKTRIMLNAGSTSAPETTWEITSRIVRKEGVRGLFRGAMLRGTWTALGSGLYLGSYEMAKVWLKGTSADHPNFS; translated from the exons ATGAGGGACAACACACAGGCGGAGATATTGGCG GCCGGTGCGGTGGCAGCGTTTACTGTTGACCTCCTTGTTTACCCCTTGGATACAATAAAGACTCGATACCAGAGTCAAGGTATTGTTGGTCAGCCAGGACGTCCAGCGCCGGTATCTCATGGGCTCAGAGGTCTATACCAAGGAATTGGTAGTGTGGTTTTTGCGACATTGCCTGCCG CTGCGATATTTTTCATCAGTTATGAATCTGCAAAGTCTGCCCTGAAGTTTTCTTTGCCCAGTACAGCCCCCCAGCCAGCAATTCACGCTCTGGCTTCAGCTGGCGCCGAACTGGCCTCGTGTACTGTTCTCACACCAGCTGAGGTGATTAAGCAAAATGCTCAAGTCTTACAGCGTTCCAGCTCTTCTGGTCATAGCAGATCATCATCCATCGAAGCATTGCACATGGTGTGGCGGAGTGAGGGAGGCGCCGGACAAAGGTTATGGACAGGCTACACTGCTCTTGTCGCCAGAAATCTGCCTTTCACTGCACTCCAATTCCCGCTGTTTGAGATCTTTCGGGGCCAAATTTGGAACTGGAAGAGGGGAGGTGCAGAATCCTCACATACACGGAAAGATTACGCGGACAGTGGCCAACTACAAGACACCAGGCAGTCGAAGGAGACGCGCCAGAATGGCCTCAAGTCGGCTCTTGTTGAGACAGGTTTGGTGACGGGAGCAAGTGCTGCAGTCTCGGGCAGCCTTGCAGCGTTGCTGACCACTCCATTAGATGTGGTCAAAACGAGGATCATGCTCAACGCCGGGAGCACATCAGCCCCGGAAACCACATGGGAAATTACGAGCAGGATAGTCCGAAAAGAGGGGGTGCGTGGCCTCTTTCGGGGAGCTATGCTTCGTGGGACATGGACGGCCCTGGGGAGTGGCTTATATCTGGGCTCATACGAAATGGCCAAGGTTTGGCTCAAGGGGACATCAGCAGACCATCCTAACTTCTCTTGA
- the GOR1 gene encoding glyoxylate reductase (EggNog:ENOG503NW94; COG:E): MVFSKSAGRPKVLLLGVIEHAQSSWEAVGEIAQILMPKSNNRADFIQEASSGAFDGCVAAYRTFDSFEVTGKIDGELLQALPDSLRFLCHNGAGYDQVDVHACTARGIRVSNTPTAVDDATADMGIFLLLGALRNVAVGMASLRAGEWRGKTLPPLGHDPQGKVLGILGMGGIGRNMAKKALVFGMQIRYHNRTRLDAHIEKEIGAEYVDFDTLLAGSDVISLNLPLNPKTRHIVSRNEFAKMKAGVVIVNTARGAVIDEAALVEALDSGHVSSAGLDVYENEPDVHPGLLANPRVLLVPHMGTFTVETETKMEEWAISNVRMAVESGRLRSIVPEQKSMER, from the exons ATGGTTTTTTCTAAAAGTGCAGGCCGACCAAAGGTGCTCTTGCTAGGCGTAATTGAGCA TGCCCAGTCATCGTGGGAAGCCGTTGGCGAGATAGCTCAAATCTTGATGCCAAAGTCGAACAACCGAGCCGACTTCATCCAGGAAGCATCCTCTGGAGCCTTTGACGGCTGCGTTGCCGCCTACCGCACCTTCGACAGCTTCGAAGTGACAGGCAAAATAGATGGCGAACTGCTCCAGGCACTCCCGGATTCCCTCCGTTTCCTGTGCCACAACGGAGCCGGATATGATCAGGTTGACGTCCACGCCTGTACCGCTCGCGGCATCCGTGTGTCCAACACCCCGACGGCCGTGGACGACGCCACGGCCGACATGGGGattttcctccttctcggaGCTCTGAGAAACGTGGCCGTCGGCATGGCCTCTCTACGAGCAGGGGAGTGGCGCGGGAAGACCCTCCCACCGCTGGGACACGATCCCCAGGGCAAAGTCCTCGGCATCTTGGGTATGGGCGGTATAGGCCGAAAcatggccaagaaggcgcTGGTGTTTGGTATGCAGATCCGATACCACAACAGAACGAGGCTGGATGCTCATATCGAGAAGGAGATTGGGGCTGAATATGTTGATTTCGACACTTTGCTGGCTGGCAGCGACGTCATCAGTTTGAACTTGCCCCTGAACCCAAAAACCCGTCACATCGTCTCGCGAAACGAGTTTGCCAAGATGAAGGCAGGCGTCGTCATAGTCAACACGGCCAGAGGGGCAGTCATCGACGAAGCAGCGCTGGTGGAAGCTCTTGATTCTGGACATGTAAGCTCTGCCGGCTTGGACGTGTATGAGAACGAGCCGGATGTCCACCCTGGGTTGCTGGCCAACCCCCGCGTCCTTCTGGTCCCACACATGGGAACCTTTACCGTCGAGACGGAGACTAAGATGGAAGAATGGGCGATTAGCAATGTGCGCATGGCTGTTGAATCTGGTCGTTTGCGGAGTATCGTGCCGGAGCAGAAGAGCATGGAACGGTAG
- a CDS encoding hypothetical protein (COG:S; EggNog:ENOG503NXYR), which produces MAQSPESPQLRLQSSLDSNPVKPRVLPNINTLDEHLQSLPTQPSSQQLPQLSQSSRPSEPSQPSQPSQPSQPSQHHHPRFWTPPPPTQSQAQAQTQAQAPPPSQTSQPASLPESTSAATSSSTTNGGGRGGEKDAADESSTVKHSNTYHHAPGASPAAAAAVAVGAAENSMHQVRGSQYEARYNGDAPMLTASMMSNSQPLPGPPRQPVSYAGSMPYHPDSLPPTSHYPYPPQAVPPADPYRPTPTSLPSMRTLDHGHGHGHGHGHGQPQPPPQHQHQQHGMALGGHMVAPVAPGPSSLGYHYVHPHVYGLPDPSAAGMRFAIAPGLAADPRIAMSGGRHKKEIKRRTKTGCLTCRKRRIKCDEGHPTCNNCKKSKRECLGYDPIFKQQPGPSAIQPAPNNQQQPSTPSTLASPAPTVLSSSTTHVYPPPTATTATYPPPPAPSVAFDSPASATPQSIKADQAYDYSAAIDPALQAAEASSTPASHYQQHIKTEGGTSHTVGDKNNLRGGTPSSPSTLPALAQTHSREIMSAHTSFPAKKMKVDELIALGGAFPPAPSSPPSPETIDEMTKLYYEVYVPGLTLFFETQWYDIAKDRIATVLSAATLPHGQPLVSLFASFVDSISKIHGTDPSNMVASGHLETCVIWALARLPLLPSLNTAHPPSASNAPGRDSNEACGRLRVFETLISGETLESNPLTPPAASMSPSQRSELEFWFHLAQYLLHTHAPSSGSSTREHLLGLMRSLLDGRENRDVIYSIVVLREFTQRWDAGPNEQNVGAHLEESDPRSKLAVATRFIRDEAASTGGTTNVVRRLSDLAYRAFVRPGVNVNRTGRGG; this is translated from the exons ATGGCTCAATCCCCCGAGTCACCCCAGTTGCGACTGCAGTCGTCTCTGGATTCGAATCCCGTAAAGCCGCGCGTGCTGCCAAATATCAACACGCTCGACGAGCACCTCCAGTCCCTACCGACCCAACCATCATCCCAACAGCTGCCCCAGCTGTCACAATCCTCACGACCCTCAGAGCCCTCACAGCCCTCACAGCCCTCACAGCCCTCACAG CcctcacaacaccaccacccgcgcTTTtggacaccaccaccgccgacacAATCACAAGCACAGGCACAGACACAGGCACAGGCACCACCGCCGTCCCAGACGTCACAGCCTGCCAGTCTGCCAGAGAGCACCAGTGCCGCCACTagctccagcaccaccaacgGCGGAGGACGCGGCGGTGAGAAGGACGCAGCCGATGAGAGCTCGACCGTGAAACATAGTAACACCTACCATCACGCGCCGGGAGCCAGccctgccgctgccgctgccgttgCCGTCGGTGCAGCAGAGAATTCGATGCACCAAGTTCGGGGCAGTCAGTACGAGGCGCGATACAACGGCGACGCGCCAATGTTGACCGCGTCCATGATGTCCAACTCGCAGCCACTCCCCGGGCCTCCCCGCCAACCCGTCAGCTATGCCGGCTCGATGCCCTACCATCCCGACAGCCTACCGCCGACATCGCACTACCCGTATCCGCCGCAGGCCGTTCCGCCTGCCGATCCTTACCGACCGACGCCAACGTCCCTTCCCAGCATGCGAACCCTCGATCACGGACACGGGCACGGGCACGGACACGGACACGGGCAGCCACAGCCGCCaccacagcaccagcaccagcagcacggTATGGCGCTGGGTGGCCACATGGTAGCCCCAGTGGCCCCGGGCCCGTCAAGCTTGGGATATCACTATGTCCACCCACATGTTTATGGTCTTCCCGACCCCTCTGCCGCCGGCATGCGCTTCGCGATCGCGCCTGGCCTGGCAGCCGACCCGCGCATAGCCATGAGCGGAGGCAGACACAAAAAG GAGATCAAGCGACGAACGAAAACCGGCTGTTTGACATGTCGCAAGCGCAGAATCAAG TGCGACGAGGGACATCCGACGTGCAACAATTGCAAAAAGTCGAAGCGCGAGTGCCTGGGCTACGATCCCATCTTCAAGCAGCAACCGGGCCCAAGCGCCATCCAGCCTGCCCCGAAcaaccagcagcaaccctcGACACCGTCCACGCTCGCGTCCCCCGCCCCGACTGTCCTGTCGTCCTCCACCACGCACGTCTACCCTCCCCCGACCGCGACGACAGCCACATACCCGCCCCCGCCCGCTCCAAGTGTTGCATTTGACTCCCCTGCATCCGCAACCCCGCAGAGCATCAAGGCCGACCAAGCATACGACTACTCGGCGGCTATCGACCCCGCTCTCCAAGCTGCGGAAGCCTCAAGCACGCCTGCATCTCACTATCAGCAGCATATCAAGACTGAGGGGGGCACATCCCACACCGTTGGTGACAAGAACAATTTGAGAGGTggcaccccatcctccccttccaccctgCCTGCGCTTGCGCAGACTCATTCGCGGGAGATCATGTCGGCTCATACAAGTTTCCCAGCAAAGAAGATGAAGGTCGATGAGCTGATAGCACTTGGGGGCGCcttccccccagcccccagcTCGCCCCCGTCCCCCGAAACTATCGACGAGATGACCAAGCTGTACTACGAGGTCTACGTTCCAGGTCTGACGCTCTTTTTCGAGACGCAATGGTATGATATCGCAAAGGACCGGATCGCGACGGTTCTCTCTGCCGCCACGCTCCCCCACGGCCAACCGCTCGTTTCTCTTTTCGCTTCCTTTGTCGACTCCATCTCCAAAATCCACGGCACCGACCCGAGCAATATGGTAGCCTCGGGCCATCTTGAAACGTGTGTGATTTGGGCACTCGCTcggctgccgctgctgccctcTTTGAATACTGCCCACCCACCTTCAGCATCAAACGCTCCTGGGCGGGATTCGAACGAGGCATGCGGTCGTCTACGTGTCTTCGAGACGCTCATCTCCGGAGAAACGCTAGAGAGCAATCCTTTGACACCACCGGCAGCCAGCATGAGCCCATCACAAAGGAGCGAGCTGGAATTTTGGTTTCATCTGGCCCAGTACCTTTTGCACACGCATGCCCCATCTTCTGGATCTAGTACTCGTGAACATCTTCTTGGTCTCATGAGGTCTCTGCTGGATGGTCGAGAAAATCGTGATGTGATTTACAGCATTGTGGTGCTCCGCGAGTTTACCCAGCGTTGGGACGCTGGCCCGAACGAGCAAAATGTGGGAGCGCATTTGGAAGAATCGGATCCGCGCAGCAAGCTCGCAGTTGCCACGCGGTTCATTCGAGACGAAGCTGCCTCAACGGGCGGGACGACAAATGTTGTGCGGCGTCTTTCCGATCTGGCCTATCGAGCATTTGTTCGACCTGGTGTCAACGTCAACAGAACCGGCAGGGGTGGTTAG
- a CDS encoding hypothetical protein (MEROPS:MER0021886; COG:J; EggNog:ENOG503NW8Q) yields MADVQKDVPFKSAQVEALVVIKIVKHCSASFPTTATGSLVGMDNDGVLEITNAFPFPTVDVANADGHQNDVSSLAAAAPRAKANIAYQNEMIKHLKEVNVDANNVGWYTSATMGNFVSLNFIENQYHYQRDNDKTVALVHDVSRSSQGALSLRAFRLSPEFMAAYKEGKFTTESLQKSKLSFKDILVEVPVIVHDSHLLTTFLHQMPTLPETAEVPLPTSLNDISRDPARLPANPSFDALDLSIDPFLEKTCDLLLDSIEAHYTDLNNHQYYQRQLTREQFKITQWQTKRKAENAARVAAKQAPLPEDEWQRLFKLPQEPSRLEGMLNARQVEQYSKQVDGFTAAITSKMFAVRGNLLPE; encoded by the exons ATGGCCGACGTACAAAAAGATGTGCCGTTCAAATCGGCCCAGGTCGAGGCGCTC GTAGTAATCAAGATTGTCAAGCACTGCTCTGCCAGCTTTCCCACCACAGCTACCGGTTCCTTGGTGGGCATGGACAACGACGGTGTCCTTGAGATCACAAAtgcctttcccttccccacGGTCGATGTTGCAAATGCCGACGGCCACCAGAACGATGTTTCAagcctcgccgccgccgccccccgCGCAAAGGCCAATATCGCCTACCAGAACGAGATGATCAAGCACTTGAAGGAGGTCAACGTGGATGCTAACAACGTCGGCTGGTACACCAGTGCCACCATGGGCAACTTTGTCTCCCTCAACTTTATTGAGAACCAATACCACTATCAGCGCGACAACGACAAGACTGTCGCGCTCGTTCATGATGTCAGCAGGAGCTCGCAAGGAGCGCTCAGCCTGCGCGCGTTCAGACTCTCACCCGAGTTCATGGCTGCATACAAGGAGGGCAAGTTCACAACAGAGAG CCTGCAAAAGTCCAAGTTGAGCTTCAAGGACATCCTTGTGGAAGTCCCTGTTATCGTTCACGACtctcacctcctcaccacatTCCTGCACCAGAtgcccaccctccccgaGACCGCCGAGGTTCCGCTTCCCACGTCGCTAAACGACATTTCTCGTGACCCTGCCAGATTACCTGCGAACCCATCTTTCGACGCCCTTGATCTGTCGATTGACCCTTTTCTCGAGAAGACATGCGATCTTCTCCTCGACAGTATCGAAGCCCATTACACCgatctcaacaaccaccagtACTATCAGCGTCAGCTGACGCGCGAGCAGTTTAAGATCACTCAATGGCAGACAAAGCGCAAGGCGGAAAATGCTGCCCGTGTTGCAGCGAAGCAGGCTCCTCTCCCCGAGGACGAATGGCAAAGACTGTTCAAGCTGCCACAAGAGCCCAGTCGGCTCGAGGGCATGCTGAATGCGCGACAGGTTGAGCAGTACAGCAAGCAGGTGGATGGGTTCACAGCTGCAATTACCTCCAAGATGTTTGCTGTCCGGGGAAATTTGCTGCCTGAGTAA
- the SAH1 gene encoding S-adenosyl-L-homocysteine hydrolase (EggNog:ENOG503NU46; COG:H): MTIQTAVLIETLTALGAEVTWTSCNIFSTQDHAAAAIAATGVPVFAWKGETEEEYNWCLEQQLVAFKDNKKLNLILDDGGDLTHLVHTKYPEMLADCYGVSEETTTGVHHLYRMLKEGKLLVPAINVNDSVTKSKFDNLYGCRESLIDGIKRATDVMIAGKIGVVAGFGDVGKGCALALQGMGARVLVTEVDPINALQAAMAGFQVTTMEKAAKVGQIFVTTTGCRDILVGKHFEAMPNDAIVCNIGHFDVEIDVAWLKANAQSVQNIKPQVDRFLMKNGRHVILLAEGRLVNLGCATGHSSFVMSCSFTNQVLAQIMLFKNNDEAFAKKYVEFAKSGKLEKKVYVLPKILDEEVARLHLDHVNVELETLTNVQAEYLGLDVEGPYKSDHYRY; this comes from the exons ATGACCATCCAGACTGCTGTCCTCATCGAGACCCTGACCGCCCTTGGTGCTGAGGTTACCTGGACTTCCTGCAACATCTTCAGCACCCAAGACcacgccgctgccgccaTTGCTGCCACCGGTGTGCCGGTCTTCGCCTGGAAGGGCGAGACCGAGGAGGAATACAACTGGTGCTTGGAGCAGCAGCTCGTTGCCTTCAAGGACAACAAGAAGCTGAACCTTATCCTTGACGACGGTGGTGATCTCACTCACCTGGTCCACACCAAGTACCCCGAGATGCTCGCCGACTGCTACGGTGTCTCTGAGGAGACCACCACTGGTGTTCACCACCTCTACCGCATGctcaaggagggcaagctcCTTGTTCCTGCCATCAACGTCAACGACTCTGTCACCAAATCCAAGTTCGACAACTTGTACGGCTGCCGCGAGTCCCTCATTGACGGCATCAAGCGCGCCACCGACGTGATGATTGCTGGCAAgattggtgttgttgctggtttCGGTGATGTTGGCAAGGGCTGTGCTCTCGCTCTCCAGGGTATGGGTGCCCGTGTGCTCGTCACCGAGGTTGATCCCATCAACGCCCTCCAGGCTGCCATGGCTGGTTTCCAGGTGACCACCATGGAGAAGGCCGCCAAGGTCGGCCAGATCTTCGTTACCACCACTGGCTGCCGTGACATTCTGGTGGGCAAGCACTTCGAGGCCATGCCCAACGATGCCATCGTCTGCA ACATCGGTCACTTTGACGTTGAGATTGACGTTGCCTGGCTCAAGGCCAACGCCCAATCTGTCCAGAACATCAAGCCCCAGGTTGACCGTTTCCTCATGAAGAACGGCCGCCACGTCATCCTTTTGGCTGAGGGCCGTCTCGTGAACTTGGGCTGCGCCACTGGCCACAGCTCTTTCGTCATGTCGTGCAGCTTCACCAACCAGGTGCTCGCTCAGATCATGCTCTTCAAGAACAACGATGAGGCTTTCGCCAAGAAGTATGTCGAGTTCGCCAAGAGTGGcaagctcgagaagaaggtCTACGTCCTCCCCAAGATCctcgacgaggaggttgcCCGTCTTCACTTGGACCACGTCAACGTCGAACTCGAGACTCTCACCAACGTCCAGGCTGAGtacctcggcctcgacgtTGAGGGTCCCTACAAGAGCGACCACTACCGCTACTAA